A window of the Streptomyces sp. NBC_01351 genome harbors these coding sequences:
- the rpoB gene encoding DNA-directed RNA polymerase subunit beta — MAASRNASTNTNTGASTAPLRISFAKIKEPLEVPNLLALQTESFDWLLGNAAWKSRVESALESGQDVPTKSGLEEIFEEISPIEDFSGSMSLTFRDHRFEPAKNSVDECKERDFTFAAPLFVTAEFTNNETGEIKSQTVFMGDFPLMTNKGTFVINGTERVVVSQLVRSPGVYFDSSIDKTSDKDIFSAKIIPSRGAWLEMEIDKRDMVGVRIDRKRKQSVTVLLKALGWTTEQILEEFGEYESMRATLEKDHTQGQDDALLDIYRKLRPGEPPTREAAQTLLENLYFNPKRYDLAKVGRYKVNKKLGADEPLDAGVLTTDDVIATIKYLVKLHAGETETTGESGRSIVVETDDIDHFGNRRLRNVGELIQNQVRTGLARMERVVRERMTTQDVEAITPQTLINIRPVVASIKEFFGTSQLSQFMDQNNPLSGLTHKRRLSALGPGGLSRERAGFEVRDVHPSHYGRMCPIETPEGPNIGLIGSLASYGRVNAFGFVETPYRKVIDGVVTDEVDYLTADEEDRFVIAQANAGLNDEMRFTENRVLVRRRGGEIDYIAGDDVDYMDVSPRQMVSVATAMIPFLEHDDANRALMGANMMRQAVPLIKAEAPLVGTGMEYRCAVDAGDSIRAEKDGVVQEVSADYITVANDDGTYTTYRVAKFSRSNQGTSVNQKVIVNEGDRIIESQVLADGPATEEGEMALGKNLLVAFMPWEGHNYEDAIILSQRLVQDDVLSSIHIEEHEVDARDTKLGPEEITRDIPNVSEEVLADLDERGIIRIGADVVAGDILVGKVTPKGETELTPEERLLRAIFGEKAREVRDTSLKVPHGEIGKVIGVRVFDREEGDELPPGVNQLVRVYVAQKRKITDGDKLAGRHGNKGVISKILPIEDMPFLEDGTPVDIILNPLGVPSRMNPGQVLEIHLGWLASRGWDVSGLGEEWAERLKVIGADKVAPGTNVATPVFDGAREDELAGLFEHTIPNRDGDRLVQSSGKARLFDGRSGEPFPDPISIGYMYILKLHHLVDDKLHARSTGPYSMITQQPLGGKAQFGGQRFGEMEVWALEAYGAAYALQELLTIKSDDVTGRVKVYEAIVKGENIPEPGIPESFKVLIKEMQSLCLNVEVLSSDGMSIEMRDTDEDVFRAAEELGIDLSRREPSSVEEV; from the coding sequence TTGGCCGCCTCGCGCAACGCCTCGACCAATACGAACACCGGTGCCAGCACTGCCCCGCTGCGCATCTCCTTTGCAAAGATCAAGGAGCCCCTCGAGGTTCCGAACCTCCTGGCGCTGCAGACCGAAAGCTTTGACTGGCTGCTCGGTAATGCCGCCTGGAAGTCTCGCGTCGAGTCGGCGCTTGAGAGTGGACAGGACGTCCCCACCAAGTCCGGTCTGGAAGAGATCTTCGAGGAGATCTCGCCGATCGAGGACTTCTCCGGGTCGATGTCGCTGACCTTCCGCGACCACCGTTTCGAGCCGGCGAAGAACTCAGTCGACGAGTGCAAGGAGCGCGACTTCACGTTCGCGGCTCCGCTGTTCGTTACTGCCGAGTTCACGAACAACGAGACCGGAGAGATCAAGTCTCAGACGGTCTTCATGGGCGATTTCCCGCTCATGACCAACAAGGGCACCTTCGTCATCAACGGCACCGAGCGTGTCGTCGTGTCGCAGCTTGTCCGTTCCCCTGGTGTCTACTTCGACTCCTCGATCGACAAGACGTCCGACAAGGACATCTTCTCCGCCAAGATCATCCCGTCCCGGGGTGCCTGGCTGGAGATGGAGATCGACAAGCGCGACATGGTCGGTGTCCGCATCGACCGCAAGCGCAAGCAGTCCGTCACCGTCCTCCTGAAGGCTCTCGGCTGGACCACCGAGCAGATCCTCGAGGAGTTCGGCGAGTACGAGTCCATGCGCGCCACCCTGGAGAAGGACCACACCCAGGGCCAGGACGACGCGCTGCTCGACATCTACCGCAAGCTGCGTCCGGGCGAACCGCCGACCCGCGAGGCCGCTCAGACGCTGCTCGAGAACCTCTACTTCAACCCGAAGCGCTACGACCTCGCCAAGGTCGGCCGCTACAAGGTGAACAAGAAGCTCGGCGCGGACGAGCCGCTCGACGCCGGTGTGCTCACCACCGACGACGTCATCGCGACCATCAAGTACCTCGTGAAGCTCCACGCGGGCGAGACCGAGACCACCGGTGAGTCGGGTCGTTCGATCGTCGTCGAGACCGACGACATCGACCACTTCGGCAACCGTCGTCTGCGCAACGTCGGCGAGCTCATCCAGAACCAGGTCCGCACGGGTCTGGCTCGTATGGAGCGCGTCGTCCGCGAGCGGATGACGACCCAGGACGTCGAGGCCATCACGCCGCAGACCCTGATCAACATCCGGCCGGTCGTCGCCTCCATCAAGGAGTTCTTCGGCACCAGCCAGCTGTCGCAGTTCATGGACCAGAACAACCCGCTGTCGGGTCTGACGCACAAGCGTCGTCTCTCGGCTCTGGGTCCCGGTGGTCTGTCCCGTGAGCGGGCCGGCTTCGAGGTCCGTGACGTTCACCCGTCGCACTACGGCCGCATGTGCCCGATCGAGACCCCTGAAGGCCCGAACATCGGTCTGATCGGCTCGCTCGCGTCCTACGGCCGCGTCAACGCGTTCGGCTTCGTCGAGACGCCGTACCGCAAGGTCATCGACGGCGTCGTCACCGACGAGGTCGACTACCTGACGGCCGACGAGGAAGACCGCTTCGTCATCGCCCAGGCCAACGCCGGCCTGAACGACGAGATGCGCTTCACCGAGAACCGCGTTCTGGTTCGCCGTCGTGGTGGCGAGATCGACTACATCGCCGGCGACGACGTCGACTACATGGACGTCTCCCCGCGCCAGATGGTGTCCGTCGCGACCGCGATGATCCCCTTCCTGGAGCACGACGACGCCAACCGTGCCCTCATGGGCGCGAACATGATGCGCCAGGCCGTTCCGCTCATCAAGGCGGAGGCCCCGCTCGTCGGCACCGGCATGGAGTACCGCTGTGCGGTCGACGCCGGTGACTCGATCCGTGCGGAGAAGGACGGTGTCGTCCAGGAGGTCTCGGCCGACTACATCACCGTCGCCAACGACGACGGCACGTACACCACGTACCGCGTCGCCAAGTTCTCCCGCTCGAACCAGGGCACCTCGGTCAACCAGAAGGTCATCGTCAACGAGGGCGACCGGATCATCGAGTCCCAGGTCCTCGCCGACGGACCGGCGACCGAAGAGGGCGAGATGGCCCTCGGCAAGAACCTGCTCGTCGCGTTCATGCCGTGGGAAGGTCACAACTACGAGGACGCGATCATCCTGTCGCAGCGCCTCGTGCAGGACGACGTCCTCTCCTCGATCCACATCGAGGAGCACGAGGTCGACGCCCGTGACACCAAGCTCGGCCCCGAGGAGATCACCCGGGACATCCCGAACGTCTCCGAGGAGGTCCTCGCGGACCTCGACGAGCGCGGCATCATCCGCATCGGTGCGGACGTCGTCGCCGGCGACATCCTGGTCGGCAAGGTCACGCCCAAGGGTGAGACCGAGCTGACCCCGGAGGAGCGCCTGCTCCGCGCGATCTTCGGTGAGAAGGCCCGCGAGGTGCGTGACACCTCGCTCAAGGTCCCTCACGGTGAGATCGGCAAGGTCATCGGTGTCCGCGTCTTCGACCGCGAGGAGGGCGACGAGCTTCCTCCGGGCGTGAACCAGCTGGTCCGCGTCTACGTCGCCCAGAAGCGCAAGATCACCGATGGTGACAAGCTCGCCGGCCGCCACGGCAACAAGGGTGTCATCTCCAAGATCCTTCCGATCGAGGACATGCCCTTCCTTGAGGACGGCACGCCGGTCGACATCATCCTGAACCCGCTGGGTGTCCCGTCCCGAATGAACCCGGGACAGGTCCTGGAGATCCACCTCGGCTGGCTCGCCAGCCGCGGCTGGGACGTCTCCGGCCTCGGCGAGGAGTGGGCCGAGCGTCTGAAGGTCATCGGTGCCGACAAGGTCGCGCCCGGTACCAACGTCGCCACCCCGGTGTTCGACGGTGCGCGCGAGGACGAGCTCGCGGGCCTCTTCGAGCACACCATCCCGAACCGTGACGGCGACCGCCTGGTCCAGTCGTCCGGCAAGGCGCGTCTGTTCGACGGCCGCTCCGGCGAGCCGTTCCCGGACCCGATCTCGATCGGGTACATGTACATCCTCAAGCTCCACCACCTGGTCGACGACAAGCTCCACGCTCGGTCGACCGGTCCGTACTCGATGATCACGCAGCAGCCGCTGGGTGGTAAGGCGCAGTTCGGTGGCCAGCGCTTCGGTGAGATGGAGGTGTGGGCGCTCGAGGCTTATGGCGCCGCTTACGCCCTCCAGGAGCTGCTGACCATCAAGTCCGATGACGTCACCGGCCGCGTGAAGGTCTACGAGGCCATCGTCAAGGGCGAGAACATCCCCGAGCCGGGCATTCCCGAGTCCTTCAAGGTGCTCATCAAGGAAATGCAGTCGCTCTGCCTCAACGTGGAGGTGCTGTCCTCGGACGGCATGTCCATCGAGATGCGCGACACCGACGAGGACGTCTTCCGCGCGGCGGAGGAGCTCGGTATCGACCTGTCCCGGCGCGAGCCGAGCAGCGTCGAAGAGGTCTGA
- the rplL gene encoding 50S ribosomal protein L7/L12, with the protein MAKLSQDDLLAQFEEMTLIELSEFVKAFEEKFDVTAAAAVAVAGVAGPGAVAEAAEEQDEFDVILTGAGDKKIQVIKVVRELTSLGLKEAKDLVDGAPKPVLEKVTKEAAEKAAESLKGAGAAVEVK; encoded by the coding sequence ATGGCGAAGCTCTCTCAGGACGACCTCCTCGCCCAGTTCGAGGAGATGACCCTCATCGAGCTCTCCGAGTTCGTGAAGGCCTTCGAGGAGAAGTTCGACGTCACCGCCGCCGCGGCCGTCGCCGTTGCCGGCGTTGCCGGTCCGGGCGCCGTTGCCGAGGCCGCCGAGGAGCAGGACGAGTTCGACGTCATCCTCACCGGTGCCGGCGACAAGAAGATCCAGGTCATCAAGGTCGTGCGTGAGCTGACCTCCCTGGGTCTGAAGGAGGCCAAGGACCTCGTCGACGGCGCTCCGAAGCCGGTCCTCGAGAAGGTCACCAAGGAGGCCGCCGAGAAGGCTGCCGAGTCCCTCAAGGGCGCCGGTGCGGCCGTCGAGGTCAAGTAA
- the rplJ gene encoding 50S ribosomal protein L10, with protein MPTPNKAASVAELKDAFQSSNAAVLTEYRGLTVAQLKTLRRSLGENAQYAVVKNTLTKIAANQAGITALDEHFAGPTAVAFITGDPVESAKALRDFAKENPNLIIKAGVLDGKALSADDIKKLADLESREVLLSKLAGAFKGKQSQAASLFQALPSKFVRTAEALRVKLAEQGGAE; from the coding sequence ATGCCGACGCCCAACAAGGCTGCATCGGTGGCCGAGCTCAAGGACGCGTTCCAGAGCTCCAACGCCGCCGTGCTGACCGAGTACCGGGGTCTCACCGTCGCGCAGCTCAAGACGCTGCGTCGCTCCCTTGGTGAGAACGCCCAGTACGCCGTGGTGAAGAACACGCTGACCAAGATTGCGGCCAACCAGGCCGGGATCACCGCGCTGGACGAGCACTTCGCTGGTCCGACCGCGGTCGCCTTCATCACCGGTGACCCGGTGGAGTCGGCGAAGGCCCTGCGTGACTTCGCCAAGGAGAACCCGAACCTCATCATCAAGGCCGGTGTCCTTGACGGTAAGGCTCTCTCCGCCGACGACATCAAGAAGCTTGCGGACCTCGAGTCCCGCGAGGTTCTGCTCAGCAAGCTGGCCGGCGCGTTCAAGGGCAAGCAGTCTCAGGCTGCCTCGCTCTTCCAGGCGCTGCCGTCGAAGTTCGTCCGCACTGCGGAAGCTCTTCGCGTCAAGCTCGCCGAGCAGGGCGGTGCCGAGTAA
- the rplA gene encoding 50S ribosomal protein L1, with the protein MKRSKTLRAADAKVDREKLYAPLEAVRLAKDTTTTKFDATVEVAFRLGVDPRKADQMVRGTVNLPHGTGKTARVLVFATGDRAAAAEAAGADIVGDDELINEIAKGNRLNEFDAVVATPDLMGKVGRLGRVLGPRGLMPNPKTGTVTMDVAKAVTEIKGGKIEFRVDKHSNLHFIIGKVSFSDEQLVENYGAALDEILRLKPSAAKGRYIKKAALSTTMGPGILLDQNRTRNLLVEEDPAAV; encoded by the coding sequence GTGAAGCGCAGCAAGACTCTCCGCGCTGCGGACGCCAAGGTCGACCGGGAGAAGCTGTACGCCCCGCTCGAGGCCGTCCGTCTCGCCAAGGACACCACCACGACCAAGTTCGACGCCACCGTCGAGGTCGCCTTCCGTCTGGGCGTTGACCCGCGCAAGGCCGACCAGATGGTCCGCGGCACCGTGAACCTCCCGCACGGCACCGGCAAGACCGCCCGGGTCCTGGTCTTCGCGACCGGTGACCGTGCTGCGGCCGCGGAAGCCGCCGGCGCCGACATTGTCGGCGACGACGAGCTCATCAACGAGATCGCCAAGGGCAACCGCCTCAACGAGTTCGACGCCGTTGTGGCCACCCCGGACCTCATGGGCAAGGTCGGCCGCCTCGGCCGCGTGCTCGGTCCCCGTGGCCTCATGCCGAACCCGAAGACCGGCACCGTCACGATGGACGTCGCGAAGGCTGTCACCGAGATCAAGGGTGGCAAGATCGAGTTCCGCGTCGACAAGCACTCGAACCTGCACTTCATCATCGGCAAGGTCTCCTTCTCCGATGAGCAGCTGGTCGAGAACTACGGCGCGGCCCTGGACGAGATCCTCCGTCTGAAGCCGTCCGCCGCGAAGGGCCGCTACATCAAGAAGGCCGCCCTGAGCACCACGATGGGCCCCGGCATCCTGCTGGACCAGAACCGCACCCGGAACCTCCTCGTCGAGGAAGACCCGGCCGCGGTCTGA
- the rplK gene encoding 50S ribosomal protein L11, with translation MPPKKKKITGLIKLQIKAGAANPAPPVGPALGQHGVNIMEFCKAYNAATESQRGMVVPVEITVYDDRSFTFITKTPPAARLILKHAGVEKGSGEPHKTKVAKLTAAQVKEIAELKMPDLNANDIDAAVKIISGTARSMGITVEG, from the coding sequence ATGCCTCCCAAGAAGAAGAAGATCACGGGGCTCATCAAGCTCCAGATCAAGGCCGGTGCGGCCAACCCGGCTCCGCCGGTCGGCCCCGCGCTCGGTCAGCACGGCGTCAACATCATGGAGTTCTGCAAGGCCTACAACGCCGCGACCGAGTCGCAGCGTGGCATGGTCGTGCCGGTGGAGATCACGGTCTACGACGACCGCTCCTTCACCTTCATCACCAAGACTCCGCCGGCCGCGCGCCTCATCCTGAAGCACGCGGGCGTGGAGAAGGGCTCTGGCGAGCCCCACAAGACCAAGGTCGCCAAGCTCACGGCTGCCCAGGTCAAGGAGATCGCCGAGCTGAAGATGCCCGACCTGAACGCCAACGACATCGACGCCGCCGTGAAGATCATTTCCGGTACCGCGCGCTCGATGGGCATCACCGTCGAAGGCTGA
- the nusG gene encoding transcription termination/antitermination protein NusG — protein MSDPNLNASHDSVESVEDALDIVEAADAVDPDEAELADAEAGVAAEEAALHVESDEVDAEVEDDAEEEPAADDAEDEGDAEEEGDVEAEVEDAADEEAEEAADVEPAEPVDPVQALRDELRLLPGEWYVIHTYAGYEKRVKANLEQRAVSLNVEEFIYQAEVPEEEIVQIKNGERKNVRQNKLPGYVLVRMDLTNESWGVVRNTPGVTGFVGNAYDPYPLTLDEIVKMLAPEAKEKADKAAAEAAGLPAPAVKRTIEVLDFEVGDSVTVTDGPFATLQATINEINPDSKKVKGLVEIFGRETPVELSFDQIQKN, from the coding sequence GTGTCTGACCCGAACCTGAACGCGAGCCACGACTCCGTCGAGTCCGTCGAGGACGCGCTCGACATCGTCGAGGCGGCAGACGCTGTGGACCCCGACGAGGCCGAGCTCGCCGATGCCGAGGCCGGTGTCGCCGCCGAGGAGGCCGCGCTGCACGTCGAGTCCGACGAGGTCGACGCTGAGGTCGAGGACGACGCCGAGGAAGAGCCGGCTGCCGACGACGCCGAGGACGAAGGCGACGCCGAGGAAGAGGGCGACGTCGAGGCCGAGGTCGAGGACGCAGCCGACGAGGAGGCCGAAGAGGCCGCCGACGTCGAGCCCGCCGAGCCCGTCGACCCGGTCCAGGCCCTGCGCGACGAGCTGCGCCTGCTGCCCGGCGAGTGGTACGTCATCCACACCTACGCGGGCTACGAGAAGCGCGTGAAGGCGAACCTGGAACAGCGTGCCGTCTCGCTGAACGTCGAGGAGTTCATCTACCAGGCCGAGGTGCCCGAGGAAGAGATCGTCCAGATCAAGAACGGCGAGCGCAAGAACGTCCGGCAGAACAAGCTGCCCGGTTACGTTCTCGTCCGCATGGATCTGACGAACGAGTCCTGGGGCGTCGTCCGCAACACGCCTGGTGTCACCGGCTTCGTCGGCAACGCGTACGACCCGTACCCGCTGACCCTGGACGAGATCGTCAAGATGCTCGCGCCGGAGGCCAAGGAGAAGGCCGACAAGGCCGCCGCCGAGGCTGCCGGTCTGCCGGCTCCCGCCGTCAAGCGCACCATCGAGGTCCTGGACTTCGAGGTCGGCGACTCGGTCACCGTCACCGACGGTCCCTTCGCGACGCTGCAGGCGACGATCAACGAGATCAACCCGGACTCGAAGAAGGTCAAGGGTCTCGTCGAGATCTTCGGCCGCGAGACCCCGGTCGAGCTCAGCTTCGACCAGATCCAGAAGAACTGA
- the secE gene encoding preprotein translocase subunit SecE produces MTDALGSIDMPDAEDETREKKTRKGGKRGKKGPIGRLALFYRQIVAELRKVVWPTRNQLTTYTTVVIVFVVIMIGLVTVIDYGFQEAIKFVFG; encoded by the coding sequence GTGACGGACGCCCTGGGCTCCATCGACATGCCTGACGCCGAGGACGAGACGCGCGAGAAGAAGACCCGCAAGGGCGGCAAGCGCGGCAAGAAGGGCCCCATCGGCCGTCTCGCGCTGTTCTACCGCCAGATCGTCGCGGAACTCCGCAAGGTTGTTTGGCCCACTCGCAACCAGCTCACGACGTACACCACCGTGGTGATTGTCTTCGTGGTCATCATGATCGGTCTGGTGACCGTGATTGACTATGGGTTCCAGGAAGCCATCAAGTTCGTCTTCGGCTGA
- a CDS encoding pyridoxal phosphate-dependent aminotransferase, translated as MTSATPSSERRVSARIGAISESATLAVDAKAKALKAAGRPVIGFGAGEPDFPTPDYIVEAAVEACRNPKYHRYTPAGGLPELKAAIAAKTLRDSGYEVDASQVLVTNGGKQAIYEAFAAILDPGDEVIVPAPYWTTYPESIRLAGGVPVEVVADETTGYRVSVEQLEAARTDRTKVVLFVSPSNPTGAVYTEADAEAIGRWAVEHGLWVLTDEIYEHLVYGDAKFVSLPAIVPELADKCIVVNGVAKTYAMTGWRVGWIVGPRDVVKAATNLQSHATSNVSNVAQVAALAAVSGNLDAVHEMRTAFDRRRQTIVRMLNEIDGVICPTPEGAFYVYPSVKALLGKEIRGKRPQTSVELAALILDEVEVAVVPGEAFGTPGYLRLSYALGDEDLVEGISRVQKLLAEAKA; from the coding sequence ATGACCTCTGCAACGCCTTCCTCCGAGCGCCGGGTGTCCGCCCGTATCGGCGCCATTTCCGAGTCCGCCACCCTCGCCGTGGACGCCAAGGCCAAGGCCCTCAAGGCCGCCGGGCGCCCGGTGATCGGCTTCGGTGCCGGCGAACCCGACTTCCCGACCCCGGACTACATCGTCGAGGCCGCGGTCGAGGCCTGCCGCAACCCCAAGTACCACCGCTACACGCCGGCCGGCGGCCTGCCCGAGCTGAAGGCCGCGATCGCCGCCAAGACGCTGCGCGACTCCGGCTACGAGGTCGACGCGTCGCAGGTCCTGGTGACCAACGGTGGCAAGCAGGCGATCTACGAGGCCTTCGCGGCCATCCTCGACCCGGGCGACGAGGTCATCGTCCCGGCTCCTTACTGGACCACCTACCCGGAGTCCATCCGTCTCGCCGGCGGTGTCCCGGTCGAGGTCGTCGCCGACGAGACCACCGGCTACCGCGTCTCCGTCGAGCAGCTCGAAGCGGCCCGCACCGACCGCACGAAGGTCGTCCTCTTCGTCTCCCCGTCCAACCCGACGGGCGCCGTCTACACCGAGGCCGACGCCGAGGCGATCGGCCGCTGGGCCGTCGAGCACGGCCTGTGGGTCCTGACGGACGAGATCTACGAGCACCTGGTCTACGGCGACGCGAAGTTCGTCTCCCTGCCGGCGATCGTCCCCGAGCTCGCCGACAAGTGCATCGTCGTCAACGGCGTCGCCAAGACGTACGCGATGACCGGCTGGCGCGTGGGCTGGATCGTCGGCCCGCGCGACGTCGTGAAGGCGGCGACCAACCTGCAGTCGCACGCCACCTCCAACGTCTCCAACGTGGCCCAGGTCGCGGCGCTGGCCGCCGTCTCCGGGAACCTGGACGCCGTCCACGAGATGCGCACCGCCTTCGACCGCCGCCGCCAGACGATCGTGCGGATGCTGAACGAGATCGACGGCGTCATCTGCCCGACCCCCGAGGGCGCGTTCTACGTGTACCCCTCGGTCAAGGCGCTCCTCGGCAAGGAGATCCGCGGCAAGCGCCCGCAGACCTCGGTCGAGCTCGCGGCCCTGATCCTCGACGAGGTCGAGGTCGCGGTCGTCCCGGGCGAGGCCTTCGGCACCCCGGGCTACCTCCGCCTCTCGTACGCCCTGGGCGACGAGGACCTGGTGGAGGGCATCTCCCGCGTCCAGAAGCTCCTCGCGGAGGCCAAGGCCTAG
- a CDS encoding adenosine deaminase: MEHARDLTLLPKAHLHLHFTGSMRPSTLLELADKYGVRLPEALTAGEPPKLRATDERGWFRFQRLYDAARSCLREPDDIRRLVREAAEEDVRDGSGWLEIQVDPTSYAPLLGGMIPAVEIILDAVDSASRETGLGMRVLIAANRMKHPLDARTLARLAVRYADRGVVGFGLSNDERRGMARDFDRAFAIAREGGLLAAPHGGELTGPASVRDCLDDLHAARIGHGVRAAEDPRLLKRLADRQITCEVCPSSNVALGVYERPEDVPLRTLFEAGVPMALGADDPLLFGSRLAAQYEIARRHHGFTDAELAELARQSVRGSAAPEDVQAKLLTGIDHWLTS, encoded by the coding sequence ATGGAGCACGCACGCGACCTCACGCTTCTGCCGAAGGCCCACCTCCACCTGCACTTCACCGGCTCGATGCGCCCATCGACCCTCCTGGAGCTGGCCGACAAGTACGGCGTCCGGCTTCCGGAGGCCCTCACCGCCGGCGAGCCGCCCAAGCTGCGCGCCACGGACGAGCGCGGCTGGTTCCGCTTCCAGCGGCTCTACGACGCCGCCCGCTCCTGCCTCCGCGAGCCGGACGACATCCGTCGGCTGGTCCGCGAGGCCGCGGAGGAGGACGTACGGGACGGCAGCGGCTGGCTGGAGATCCAGGTGGATCCCACGTCCTACGCCCCCCTCCTCGGCGGGATGATCCCGGCCGTCGAGATCATCCTCGACGCGGTGGACAGCGCCTCCCGGGAGACCGGCCTCGGCATGCGGGTCCTCATCGCCGCCAACCGCATGAAGCACCCCCTCGACGCCCGCACCCTCGCCCGCCTGGCCGTCCGCTACGCCGACCGCGGCGTCGTCGGCTTCGGGCTCTCCAACGACGAGCGCCGCGGCATGGCCCGCGACTTCGACCGGGCCTTCGCCATCGCCCGCGAGGGCGGCCTCCTCGCAGCCCCGCACGGCGGCGAGCTCACCGGGCCGGCCTCGGTCCGGGACTGCCTCGACGATCTGCACGCCGCCCGCATCGGGCACGGCGTACGGGCCGCCGAGGACCCCCGCCTCCTCAAGCGGCTCGCCGACCGGCAGATCACCTGCGAGGTCTGCCCGTCCTCCAACGTCGCCCTCGGGGTCTACGAGCGCCCCGAGGACGTCCCGCTCCGCACCCTCTTCGAGGCCGGGGTGCCGATGGCGCTCGGCGCCGACGACCCGCTGCTCTTCGGGTCCCGGCTCGCGGCGCAGTACGAGATCGCCCGCCGCCACCACGGCTTCACGGACGCGGAGCTCGCCGAGCTGGCCCGCCAGTCGGTGCGCGGTTCTGCCGCGCCCGAGGACGTACAGGCCAAGCTGCTGACCGGGATCGACCACTGGCTGACGTCCTGA
- a CDS encoding UDP-N-acetylmuramate dehydrogenase, translated as MSRGPWPRRDARGADRTLVHVQELHDAPLAPLTTFRLGGPARRLVTATTDAEVVAAVRTADESGTPLLVIGGGSNLVIGDRGFDGTALRIATTGFTLDGTTLELAAGENWSDAVARTVEAGLAGIECLAGIPGSAGATPIQNVGAYGQEVCDTITEVVAYDRTSGETVTLTAPECDFRYRNSTFKDQPERYVVLRVRFALEDAGGLSAPVKYPETARALGVEAGDRVPAATARETVLRLRAGKGMVLDPADHDTWSAGSFFHNPILTDEAYAAFLARAQDRLGPDTAPPAYPAGDGRTKTSAAWLIDKAGFTKGYGTGPARISTKHSLALTNRGEATTEDLLALAREVVAGVHAAFGVTLVNEPVTVGVSI; from the coding sequence GTGAGCCGCGGTCCGTGGCCCCGCAGGGATGCGAGGGGCGCGGACCGTACTCTTGTCCACGTGCAGGAACTCCACGACGCCCCCCTCGCCCCGCTGACCACCTTCCGCCTCGGCGGCCCCGCCCGTCGTCTGGTCACCGCGACCACCGACGCCGAGGTGGTCGCCGCCGTCCGCACCGCGGACGAGAGCGGCACCCCGCTCCTGGTCATCGGCGGCGGCAGCAACCTGGTCATCGGCGACCGGGGCTTCGACGGCACCGCCCTGCGCATCGCGACCACCGGCTTCACCCTCGACGGCACCACCCTGGAGCTCGCCGCCGGCGAGAACTGGAGCGACGCCGTCGCCCGCACCGTCGAAGCCGGCCTCGCCGGTATCGAATGCCTCGCCGGAATCCCCGGCTCTGCCGGCGCGACCCCGATCCAGAACGTCGGGGCGTACGGCCAGGAGGTCTGCGACACCATCACCGAGGTCGTCGCCTACGACCGCACCAGCGGCGAAACGGTCACGCTGACCGCCCCCGAGTGCGACTTCCGGTACCGCAACAGCACCTTCAAGGACCAGCCCGAGCGCTACGTAGTCCTCCGCGTCCGCTTCGCCCTGGAGGACGCCGGCGGGCTGTCCGCGCCGGTCAAGTACCCCGAGACCGCCCGCGCCCTCGGCGTCGAGGCCGGAGACCGCGTCCCCGCCGCCACCGCACGCGAGACCGTGCTGCGCCTGCGCGCCGGCAAGGGCATGGTCCTCGACCCCGCCGACCACGACACGTGGTCGGCCGGCTCCTTCTTCCACAACCCGATCCTGACCGACGAGGCCTACGCCGCCTTCCTCGCCCGCGCTCAGGACCGCCTCGGCCCCGACACCGCCCCGCCCGCCTACCCCGCGGGCGACGGACGTACGAAGACCAGCGCGGCCTGGCTGATCGACAAGGCCGGCTTCACCAAGGGCTACGGCACCGGCCCCGCGCGCATCTCCACCAAGCACAGCCTCGCCCTCACCAACCGGGGAGAGGCCACCACCGAGGACCTCCTCGCCCTGGCCCGCGAGGTCGTCGCGGGCGTCCACGCGGCCTTCGGCGTCACCCTGGTCAACGAACCGGTGACGGTCGGCGTCAGCATCTGA
- a CDS encoding DUF3291 domain-containing protein, translating to MPDIPWLTPTQPSAPDAEVYVMASRFETATLIGALRFFLKSPRIVGQIRKAPGAHGVALRARVPRRTFLTLSAWEDRDALYRFARSEPHRTSSRAASAYMKESAFTFWTVRASELPISWEEAERRLAEQESGQESGQKSEQ from the coding sequence ATGCCCGACATCCCCTGGTTGACCCCCACCCAGCCGTCCGCCCCCGACGCCGAGGTCTACGTCATGGCCTCCCGCTTCGAGACGGCCACGCTCATCGGCGCCCTCAGGTTCTTCCTCAAGTCCCCCCGCATCGTCGGCCAGATCCGCAAGGCCCCCGGCGCCCACGGCGTCGCCCTCCGGGCGCGGGTCCCGCGACGCACCTTCCTCACCCTCTCCGCCTGGGAGGACCGGGACGCGCTCTACCGCTTCGCCCGCAGCGAGCCCCACCGCACCAGCTCCCGCGCGGCCAGCGCGTACATGAAGGAATCGGCCTTCACCTTCTGGACCGTACGGGCCTCCGAACTGCCGATCAGCTGGGAGGAGGCCGAGCGCCGCCTCGCCGAGCAGGAGTCCGGCCAGGAGTCCGGCCAGAAGTCCGAGCAGTAG